The genomic window CTGCTGCCTTGATGCAGAGCTTCCCAGCCCACCTGCGCCGTGGTCACCGTGCACACCACTTCTCCTCGGAAGGCGCTCATGATCTTCCCGAAGGCAGAGACGATGCCCGGGGTGTAACGCAGGCGGCCGTTCTCAGCCAGCAGATCTGCAAAACAGCCACGCATCGAGGGCTTAAAGCACCACCAGAGGTGGGTCCGGGCAGCCAACAGCAATTCCAAAGCATGACGCTGCTGGGATGCTCTCCTGAAGTCACTCACTCATCAAGTTGACAGTGATTGGGGACATCCTCTCTTTTGCCAGAGCGTCATTCACGGCTTTTTGTTTCACTGAGCTCTTGGTGTGAGGGTTCATCACCACGCTGGCCAGCTTGGGGTCCTTCAGGAGGCTCTGGGGGAATACACAAGGATGGGACAAAGGCCAGGAGTTTTCCAGGCATTACAAAGCTcacctggagcagccagggcaggcaaGACAGGTATTCCTGGAGTGAGAACAAAGAGCTCTGGAGCTGATGAGAGGTGAAATGGCAGCTCCAGGTATaaaatcagggaatggtttggattggaagggaccttaaagactgGACGGACCTAGACCcaccccctaccatgggcagggacaccttcccctatcccaggttgctccaagccccatccaacctggccttgaacacttccaggggtggggcagccacagctgccctgagcaccctgtgccagggcctgcccaccctcacgagggggaattccttcccaatatcccatttaAACACCAGGGCCACAGGCAGGCAGTACAGGTGCCAGTGGGTTGGGAGTCTCACAGGTTGCAggagcccagcccctccctactgaggggcagcagggaagCCCACCTGCAGGAACCCTGGCTGTGGAACACCTTACCCACACCCGGGTCAGCTCCttctccacctgctccagcttcTTCTGCTTGCTGGCTGCCGAGTAGAGGGCGGTGGCATAGCGCCCTTCCAGCCCGTACACCTGGATGGGCGGCTGCAGGAGCAAGGGTGGGCGCTGAGCGGGGGATCCGGAGAGAGACCCCCTGCCCCTCACCCTGGCCAGCTAGGGAGACACCCCTGCACCCTGCCCTCACCGTGACCACCTCGGACACCCGCCTTGAGCCCCTCACAGTCCCCCCGCCCTGTCACCTTGACCAGCCTCACCTTTGGCCTCCTCGCCTTGACCGGCTTGGGGACCTCTTGACCTCCTCACGACCCCTCTCCGACCTCCTCACCTTGACCAGCTTGCAGACCCCTCCCAACCTCCTCAAGACGCCCCCCTTATCTTCATCAGCTTTGAGACCGCCCCTGCCCCCTCACCTTGACCAGCTTGGACAGCGGTCTCGCCGCCGTCGTACTCAGCTGCCGCACCTGGGGGGATAAGGGGGAGAATGGCGGGGTCAGCGCAGCCCCCGAGGATGGCGGGGAAGGTAAAAGTGCGAGACCCCTCGCGGGGCTGGAGGGCGGGGAACGGCGCTGCTCGCCCCCAAAGCCGCCcaggccccgccgccccccagTTTCACCTTCAAGACGAGCCCGGCTGCCGCCGCCATCTTTCCCGGCCGCCCCTCAGGGTCACCGTGCACTGCGCAGGCGCGGCGGGGCCACGCCCAAATGCCCCGCGCCGTCACGGCCGCTCCTGCCGCGGGGCACGCTGGGAGTTGTAGTTCCGAGCGGCGGCGCCTTCCAGCCGCGCGCCCGCTGCCGGGCCATTGGGGGAGCGCagcccccgcgcccgccccggggTCCCGGTGCCACCAGTGTCCTGCggggtccctgtgcccacagtgtcccgtgtccctggtgtccctgtgTTGTCACTGTGCCCACAATGTCCCGTGTCCCTGGTGTCCTGCggggtccctgtgcccacagtgtcccgtgtccctggtgtccctgtgTTGTCACTGTGCCCACAATGTCCCGTgtccctggtgtccctgtgTTGTCACTGTGCCCACAATGTCCCGTGTCCCTGGTGTCCTGCggggtccctgtgcccaccATGTCCCGTgtccctggtgtccctgtgTTGTCACTGTGCCCTCAGtgtcactgtcagtgtccctttGCCgagtgtccctgtgcccctgaTATCCCTGTGCCCTCAGtgtcactgtcagtgtccctatCCCTATCCGCCCAGTGTTCCTGTCCCCACGGTGGCCCTGTGCTGTCGGTGGCCCTGTGCTCTGGTGTCCTCCATGGACTTCTCCAGCATGGGTGCTTCCCATAGGATCAGTTCCTCAGGATCGAGCTGCTTCAGTGTGGGTCCTTTTCCATGGGGTCAGcccttcaggaactgctccagcagGGGCCCCCTTTCACATGGGATCCCAAGTCCTTCCAGAAAACCTCCTCCAGTGTGGGCTTCTCTCTCCACAGGGCCTCAGATCCCTGccaggagatgctccagggtGGAATTCCCATGGGATCACAGCTTCTTTTGTGCAtcccctgctctggtgtgggctcctccaggggctgcaggtggatttCAGCTCCCCCATGGACCTCCAGGGGCTGCACCTGCCTCAGCCCCGCCTGTCCCTCCATTCAGGAGAGCGAATGGAGCATCCCACGAGTTCTTCCTGACTCAAGATAACTGTGCTTCCCTcacaaaaacctccaaaacgCGGGATTTATTTCCTCCCCGTGGATAAACTACATCCCAAGCGCTCCCAAGGCAAAGGATTTTCCAGGTGGAGCAAGGCAGGCAGCTCTGTCCCTCTCTCTGGTGACCTTGAGCAGCTCGCTCAGGTCCCGCCGGTGCTGAATTATCTAGAATGcttcatctcttcctctccctaaTCCTTCCGTCTCTTTTTCTCCGCAGAGCTGGCACCGAGTCGGAGTCATTTATTGCCCGCATGGTGCCGGGCTCGGGCGGTGGCTGCCATGGAGATGCGGAGCCTGGCGGGGATGGATGGCTGCGGGAATTCTGCGAGGCGGGATCCAAGCGCTAGGTGCTGCTCTCGCTCCGGATTCCGAGCGCAGGGATCGTTTCAGGACGTCAGAACAGAGTTCGAGCGAGGCTCCTTAGGAAACGCGGTTCAGCGTCCCAGCAGGAATAAGGCAGTGTCTccaagaggcttttttttttttgctgtcgGGATTGaattccctcctctctccctggctGCGTTCCGGAGTGACACTCCAAGGCACAAGGACAGGTTTGAGCCTGGCATAACTGAGACGCAGCttggcaggctgggagagctgggattcttcagcctggagaggagaaagatccagggagagctcagagccccttgcagggcctaaaggggctccaggagagctgcagagggactggggacaaggcatggagggccaggagccagggaatggcttcccagtgccagagggcagggctggatgggagattgggcaggaattgttccctgggagggtgggcaggccctggcacagggtgcccagagcagctggggctgcccctggatccctggcagtgcccaaggccaggctggacattggggctgggagcagcctgggacagtgggaggtgtccccgccatggcaggggtggcactgggtgggatttaaggtcccttccaacccaaacccttctgtgctTTTCAATAACTTTAATAACCACACCGTGAGAAAAGCACATCCAAAATGTagaaaaatctttgcttttctttagtAAAAATCAGgtttggctttttccttttttatttttgtgctaaTGTGCCTGCACTGACTTTTTCAAATGGATTTATTTCAAGTGTGGTTTCATATCCCAAATTATTTTAGTGTCATTCCAGAACGCTCTGTGATCTTGCAGCATTTTAAGACACAGAAAATCTGGCTTTTTGAGGCCAGGGAAGTCACTGAGTGCTGAGGGCACTTTACTGAGCTGGGGACTGGCTCAAAGCCTGACACTGCTTTCAAGAATTAAAATCAGAGCACCTTTCACAGGTCAATTTTGAACAAATAAAATCCCCCAGATGATAATCAGGTTGTACCCTGATGCCTCACACTGGAAGGAAAATTTAAGCCTGGATAAAGCCTGTCTTTGTATTTGGATTTCTGTCACAATACTGGACTCCTCCATTGTCATATGTGGGAGTTTTTAGgagttttttcctcctgcaaagCAATTAAATCCCCCATATTGCTTTTCCCTCAGCCTTTGACATTTCCCTCTGTCCCTGGTTTCAGTTTGGTCACTTAATGAGCACCTGAACCTCTGCAAGGTCTGGAGAAACACCTGGGAGAGCATTCCCTTGTGGGTCTGCCCCTTTAGTGCTTGTAGGGTTGTGAccttaaataaattttttcagGTGTTCTAGAgcatcttaaaataatttagattattttttaaagtctgctCTTTTTAGTCATGTGGGGATAGAAaaaacatcacttttttttctcctgctgagtCAGAGCACAACTGAAATCATGCAAAgtgagttttattttcctttcttcgaGAAACCTCCAGAAAGAAGATGACAATTCTcgggctgtggcagtgctggggaggtgTTTCCATCAGGGCCCAGCTTCAGGAGGTGTCATAAAACCTGGAGCAAGGCTTGCCCAACTCCACAAACAACTTTGTAGCACGTGGAGATGGAAAGAGGAGGTTTTTAACAACCCACCTGAGGTCCTCAAAGTGGGGAGAGTGCCACGAAACTCTCTGGGCTTACCACCAGCCCCTCCACCAGGCCAGATCTTTGAAAAGAAGCCCAAAACCCACCACCCAAATCTCTCTCATGATTAAACTGCCGAGCCCAGGTTTTTAAGCAGCGCTGAAAACACCTAGTGCTTCTCTCCCTCACCTTGCAGCTCACCCCAAACCTGAGCTCTGTTATTCAAGAACTGCACCCAGCTGCTCCCCTCTGCCTGAGCCCAGGATTGGGCACCAGGGAgtcccagagcagccagggtgGAGCTGGAAACAACTTCCTGATGAGTTCCTCTGGAAAAACTTTGGTGTTTACCAGCAGTGGAGGAGTTTTCCTCTCCTGGTGCTTCAGTTCATCCCTCAGAACGGGGCCCCAAAAAGGCGGGACTAAACTCACCCCCATCACAACCATGGGcttgctcctgcagctgctggagggagggagggtttGGTGGggatttgttggggtttttccctctttcccaagGGTTCCAGAGGCGCAGCTGGTGCTGAATCCCATCCAGGTAGGAGTTTTCCACACCTCTGTTCCACAAGCAGTTCCGCTTGGGCTGGTAAATCAAGTGCTCCCTGGGGACGGAGTCTGTGCCCACCCTCTGAAATCACCCTGCCCAGCCACGACCTGACtcattttcccattaaaaaagaGTTTTTCACTCAGGGCAAGGgacagaaaacctttttttccccctccaaacCGGAAAGAATGATTGTAAACCTATAAACGTGGTTAGGGGAATTCCAAACAGGGGCAATGTTAGAGTTCGGTGACTGAACTCTCTGCCCTCAGCATCACAACGCTTCCCTGAAAGCTCTTGATTTGCAAAATCAAGCACCTAAACCTACATTTTTCCTGCCCTCCAAGGAAGGTTTCAGGTTAGTGTTGTTATATAGGAAAAAGATGaatcattattattttgttgTGCATGTGATACTTCTGGGGAGCTCATGGTGGCTTCGTTTATTTTCCatgcagctgctgcaaaagggGGAGAAACCCATAACCAGGTGCTTgtagactttaaaaaataacctaAATTATTTCAAGACACTCTAGAACACCCAAAAAAATTAAGGGAATAAACACTGATCTGCAAATCTTTGCCTAGGAAAGGTGATGTGGGCTCACTTGGACTGTGTTAGAGattatttggtttatttatttgtcttcAGAGGTTGGCTGCGAAATATCAAAGGTAAAAAGAACTGTTTGGGGAAACTCTGAGGATAACAGCCATGGGGTAGGTGATAAGCAGAGCTGAGTGTCACCATCTCCCACCTTGGCAGGGGAGCAGTCAGGACGTGgccctgaggctcaggagatTTGGGATCTATTTTCAGCTTCGCTCTGGACCTGCTGATTGGCTTCTAATTATTCTGCACCTCAGTTCCCCCATCTGCAAAAAAAGCAAGATACCAGCATCCTGTATAAATAGCTCTCGGTTCTGTTGATGGAACACAGTTTATTAATAGCAGTGGTACCTTCTCACACACGCTGCCGTGAAAAAATTCCTCGTAAATTCACAAGTGTCACTCAAATTACAGAAATGTGCAAGTGGCTCTGGAGGAAATAAAGCAGAGGAGGAGCACCAGGCCTGGTTAGATATCAGGGCTACAGGTTGTTCATTGCCACAAGAGGGAAGCCAACACTaataaaataactttatttGTGCATTAGCCATGGTTACTGGGGAGGTTTTTACTATTTCAAGGCTGTTGTTTGTCCTCTTTCATCGTAGCAAACTTGCACTTGATCATATGTCAAAACACAAAGAACATTATTCCACATTCCCTTTGGTCAATGTCCTGTGAAATGAATTCCAGGGATTTGCCCGTTTGAATGGCAAATACATCAACCTGAAACAGAAAGTTGGGACAAAACAGAGCTGCTTGCTCTCGTAGTGAATTCAAAAAAAGGGCTCATCCAAAGAAGGGGAAGTTTGGCGGACGTGGGGCTTGAAAAACTGAAGATGGTGTTTCCCCTCATTTGGGTGagcatgaaaaattaaagactAATCTAGGACTCACAGACAGAGGTATTTTTAGGAGTTCTTACCCCACAGTAATGACAAATTCATTCAGGAGGTCTTCTGACTCTTGTTCACAACGTGTGTGAGCATCTTCTCTGCGGCTTCATTTATGATGGCAAAGCTGCTCTCAgtgcctctgctgcagagctgggggatTTATGGGGCGCTTCCTCCTGCAGGGAGG from Corvus hawaiiensis isolate bCorHaw1 chromosome 2, bCorHaw1.pri.cur, whole genome shotgun sequence includes these protein-coding regions:
- the ATP5PO gene encoding ATP synthase subunit O, mitochondrial codes for the protein MAAAAGLVLKVRQLSTTAARPLSKLVKPPIQVYGLEGRYATALYSAASKQKKLEQVEKELTRVWSLLKDPKLASVVMNPHTKSSVKQKAVNDALAKERMSPITVNLMNLLAENGRLRYTPGIVSAFGKIMSAFRGEVVCTVTTAQPLDEASLTELKSALNGFLSKGEVLKLETKTDPSILGGMIVNIGEKYVDMSTRSKIQKLTKIMRETV